In one window of Tellurirhabdus rosea DNA:
- a CDS encoding ion transporter, producing the protein MPTVARRPKTSVRTPLRKTFYRILETSAGHRRGWSQVFNGLLITIISLNSVAIVLHTVPELNQRYEQVFYDFELFSVTFFTLEYLLRVWVCVENDRYSHPVWGRVRYLFSTAAIIDFLAIFPFYFTLFATDLAIVRILRLFRIFRLFRVTRYSHAFKVIRNAVEDKKEELILSLVFVLFMLIIVSSLMYYVEHSAQPDKFSSIPATMWWGISAMTTVGYGDMHPITPLGKVLGGLAAILGIGLFALPTGILVSGFTEQIRTQKAPTKHRCPHCGKEY; encoded by the coding sequence ATGCCCACCGTCGCCCGCCGTCCCAAGACCTCTGTTCGAACGCCTTTGCGGAAGACGTTTTACCGGATTCTGGAAACGTCGGCGGGGCATCGGCGGGGCTGGAGTCAGGTCTTCAACGGGCTTCTGATCACCATTATCTCGCTGAATTCCGTTGCCATTGTGCTGCATACCGTACCGGAGCTGAACCAGCGGTACGAGCAGGTCTTTTACGACTTCGAACTGTTTTCGGTTACCTTTTTTACTCTTGAGTATCTGCTCCGGGTCTGGGTCTGCGTCGAAAATGACCGATACAGCCATCCGGTCTGGGGCCGGGTCCGCTACCTGTTTTCGACGGCCGCCATCATCGACTTTCTGGCCATTTTTCCGTTTTACTTCACCCTGTTTGCTACCGATCTGGCCATTGTCCGGATTCTTCGGCTGTTCCGGATTTTCCGGCTCTTTCGGGTTACGCGGTATTCGCACGCCTTCAAGGTGATTCGGAATGCGGTGGAGGACAAGAAGGAGGAACTGATTCTAAGCCTGGTGTTTGTGCTGTTCATGCTCATCATTGTGTCCAGCCTGATGTATTACGTCGAGCACTCGGCCCAGCCCGACAAGTTTTCGAGCATTCCTGCTACCATGTGGTGGGGCATCAGCGCCATGACGACGGTCGGCTACGGCGATATGCACCCGATTACGCCGCTGGGAAAAGTGCTCGGCGGTCTGGCGGCTATTCTCGGCATCGGCCTTTTCGCCCTCCCGACCGGTATTCTGGTGTCGGGCTTTACGGAGCAGATTCGCACGCAGAAAGCCCCCACCAAACATCGCTGCCCGCATTGCGGAAAAGAATACTGA
- a CDS encoding acyl-CoA thioesterase, which produces MPSSFSHSLRVRWSEVDAYGVVFNGNYLNYFDVAITEYFRNLGLQFTNPEAIGGEFYVRKATLEYHGPARFDDLLDIQVRCGRIGNSSLQLLLLITRNGELLVSGEIIYVNTDPATRTAAPVSPSLRQRIEAFENPSD; this is translated from the coding sequence ATGCCTTCTTCCTTCTCTCACTCTCTGCGCGTTCGCTGGTCCGAGGTCGATGCCTACGGGGTTGTTTTCAACGGAAACTACCTGAATTATTTCGACGTGGCGATTACCGAATACTTCCGGAATCTGGGCCTTCAGTTCACCAATCCCGAAGCCATCGGCGGCGAGTTTTACGTCCGCAAGGCCACGCTGGAATATCACGGCCCCGCCCGTTTCGACGATTTGCTGGACATTCAGGTCCGGTGCGGCCGGATCGGCAACAGCAGTCTCCAGTTGCTGCTGCTCATCACGCGGAACGGTGAACTGCTGGTTTCCGGCGAAATCATTTACGTCAACACCGACCCCGCCACCCGGACCGCCGCTCCCGTGTCCCCGTCCCTGCGTCAGCGAATCGAGGCTTTTGAGAACCCATCCGACTGA
- a CDS encoding peptide ligase PGM1-related protein: MLDFTTTSPTRSETVSAFSAQTPFQRLQRQMSAQFRDLWTDPLRPRVVVVVPSITLDETLSAHLPGDIHYEERLLCLLMLLRQPRTRLIYVSSLPIAPAIVDYYLHLLPGVPGAHARKRLTLLNCHDTSARPLTRKILERPRLMERIRQELSEEAPAHLTCYNVTELEAQLSVELGIPLYGCDPALLPLGSKSGSRQLFREAGVPLPDGSEDLFSENEVIDALAALKRRQPTLRKAVVKLNEGFSGKGNATVSLSDAPTDEQLTDWLRQELPHRLRLVDHELTYETFFAQLKSMGGIVEAFIDGGRKTSPSVQCRIDPLGGVSVISTHDQILDEETGQEYLGCRFPADAAYHRDLAEAGHRIASRLRERGVLGRFGVDFMSVQQADGSWKSFAIEINLRKGGTTHPFLLLQFLTDGQYNPEKGEFELPKGGHLHYFASDNLHSERYRGLTPDDLMDILVLHALHYDSTVQEGVVFHMMGALSEFGKLGVTAIAHTPERAYALYERVVEVLNGEVLD; encoded by the coding sequence ATGCTGGATTTTACGACGACCTCCCCAACCCGTTCGGAAACGGTTTCCGCGTTTTCTGCCCAGACGCCCTTTCAGCGGCTCCAGCGCCAGATGAGCGCGCAGTTTCGCGATTTATGGACAGACCCGCTGCGGCCCCGGGTGGTGGTGGTGGTTCCCAGCATCACGCTGGATGAAACGCTAAGCGCGCACCTGCCCGGCGATATTCACTACGAAGAACGGCTGTTGTGTCTCCTGATGCTGCTGCGGCAGCCCCGCACGCGGCTGATTTACGTGAGCAGTCTGCCCATCGCCCCGGCCATCGTCGATTATTACCTGCACCTGCTGCCCGGCGTTCCGGGGGCGCACGCCCGCAAACGGCTGACACTGCTAAACTGCCACGACACTTCCGCCCGGCCGCTGACCCGCAAGATTCTGGAACGGCCCCGCCTCATGGAGCGAATCCGGCAGGAGCTTTCGGAGGAAGCCCCGGCCCACCTGACCTGCTACAATGTGACCGAGCTGGAAGCCCAGTTGTCGGTAGAACTGGGCATTCCGCTGTACGGCTGCGACCCCGCGCTGCTCCCGCTGGGGTCCAAAAGCGGCAGTCGCCAGCTTTTCCGGGAGGCCGGCGTTCCGCTGCCGGACGGTTCTGAGGATCTTTTCTCCGAAAACGAAGTGATTGATGCGCTCGCCGCCCTAAAACGCCGCCAGCCAACGCTCCGAAAGGCCGTTGTCAAACTGAACGAAGGGTTTTCCGGCAAAGGCAACGCCACCGTTTCCCTGAGCGATGCGCCGACCGATGAACAGCTGACCGACTGGCTCCGGCAGGAACTCCCCCACCGCCTGCGGCTGGTGGACCACGAACTGACTTACGAAACGTTTTTTGCGCAGTTGAAAAGCATGGGCGGCATTGTCGAAGCCTTCATCGACGGCGGTCGCAAAACGTCCCCCTCCGTGCAGTGCCGCATTGACCCGCTGGGCGGGGTCTCCGTCATTTCGACCCACGATCAGATTCTGGACGAAGAAACGGGGCAGGAATACCTCGGCTGCCGGTTTCCGGCGGATGCGGCGTACCACCGCGATCTGGCTGAGGCTGGTCACCGGATTGCCTCCCGCCTGCGGGAACGCGGCGTGCTGGGCCGGTTTGGCGTCGATTTCATGTCGGTCCAGCAGGCTGACGGAAGCTGGAAGTCGTTTGCCATTGAAATCAACCTGCGAAAAGGCGGGACCACGCACCCGTTTCTGCTGCTCCAGTTCCTGACCGACGGGCAGTACAACCCGGAAAAGGGCGAGTTTGAACTTCCGAAGGGCGGCCATCTTCACTATTTCGCTTCCGACAATCTGCACAGCGAACGCTACCGCGGCCTGACCCCCGACGACCTGATGGACATTCTGGTCCTCCACGCCCTGCACTACGACAGCACCGTGCAGGAGGGCGTCGTTTTCCACATGATGGGTGCACTCTCCGAATTTGGCAAGCTCGGCGTCACGGCTATCGCCCACACGCCCGAACGCGCCTACGCACTCTACGAACGGGTTGTAGAAGTGCTGAATGGGGAGGTTTTGGATTAA
- a CDS encoding 2-C-methyl-D-erythritol 4-phosphate cytidylyltransferase, with the protein MNQFVIIVAGGSGSRMGSEMPKQFLPVGGLPILMHTIRRFRLYSADLKPILVLPEAQIPVWEDLCRTHQFAEPVEVTPGGASRFQSVRNGLSRIPSEEGLVAVHDGVRPFVTTDMIRNGFETAARTGSAVTCVPLKDSARLLHPDGRSEAVDRTQYRLIQTPQTFQLALFRNAFLTPEQPFFTDCASVVEYAGFPITLIDGAYENIKITTPEDLVWAESFLVER; encoded by the coding sequence ATGAATCAATTCGTCATAATTGTTGCCGGAGGAAGCGGCAGCCGGATGGGGAGCGAGATGCCCAAGCAGTTTCTGCCGGTGGGCGGACTGCCCATTCTGATGCACACCATCCGGCGTTTTCGGCTGTATTCGGCCGATCTGAAGCCCATTCTGGTACTGCCCGAAGCCCAGATTCCGGTTTGGGAAGACCTTTGCCGAACGCATCAGTTTGCCGAGCCGGTCGAGGTGACGCCCGGCGGCGCATCCCGTTTCCAGTCCGTGCGGAACGGCCTCTCCCGCATCCCGTCGGAAGAGGGGCTGGTGGCCGTGCACGACGGGGTCCGTCCGTTCGTGACGACCGACATGATCCGGAACGGTTTTGAAACGGCCGCCCGCACCGGCTCGGCCGTTACCTGTGTTCCGCTGAAAGATTCCGCCCGGCTGCTCCACCCCGATGGCCGCAGCGAAGCCGTCGACCGCACGCAGTACCGCCTGATCCAGACGCCGCAGACTTTCCAGCTCGCTCTTTTCCGCAACGCTTTCCTGACGCCCGAACAGCCCTTCTTCACCGATTGCGCCTCCGTCGTCGAATACGCCGGCTTCCCCATCACCCTCATCGACGGCGCCTACGAAAACATCAAAATCACCACCCCGGAAGACCTGGTGTGGGCGGAAAGCTTTTTGGTTGAACGTTGA
- the queA gene encoding tRNA preQ1(34) S-adenosylmethionine ribosyltransferase-isomerase QueA → MKLSEFKFDLPQSLVALYPPDRGEARLMVVDRKTKTIEHKQFSDILSYFDDGDVMVINNTKVFPARLYGNKEKTGAKIEVFLLRELNREMRLWDVLVDPARKIRVGNKLYFGDSDLVAEVIDNTTSRGRTIRFLFEGSHEEFMKAVDELGETPLPREIRRKTEDADRDRYQTIFAEHIGAVAAPTAGMHFTKAIMKRMEIKGIHFAPITLHVGLGTFRPVDVEDLTKHKTDSENYIITDPSAKLVNDALDNGRRVCAVGTTSLKAVESSVSANSRLKGVEGWTDKFIFPPYEFKIANSLLTNFHLPESILIMMTCAFGGYDLVMKAYEEAIREKYRFFSYGDAMLIL, encoded by the coding sequence ATGAAACTGTCCGAATTCAAGTTTGACTTGCCCCAAAGTCTTGTTGCACTATACCCGCCGGACCGTGGGGAGGCCCGGCTGATGGTGGTTGATCGTAAGACCAAGACCATTGAACATAAGCAATTCTCGGATATCCTGTCGTACTTCGACGACGGTGATGTCATGGTCATCAACAACACCAAAGTTTTTCCGGCGCGCCTGTACGGAAACAAGGAAAAAACCGGTGCCAAAATCGAGGTTTTCCTGCTTCGCGAACTGAACCGGGAAATGCGTCTGTGGGATGTGCTGGTTGATCCCGCCCGGAAAATCCGTGTCGGCAACAAATTGTATTTCGGTGACAGTGACCTGGTTGCGGAAGTGATCGACAACACGACCTCGCGCGGCCGGACCATACGGTTCCTTTTCGAAGGCTCGCATGAGGAATTCATGAAGGCTGTCGATGAACTGGGTGAAACCCCGCTGCCCCGCGAAATCCGCCGCAAAACGGAGGACGCCGACCGCGACCGGTACCAGACTATCTTCGCCGAACACATCGGAGCCGTGGCCGCACCGACCGCCGGGATGCACTTCACGAAAGCCATCATGAAGCGCATGGAAATCAAAGGCATCCACTTCGCGCCCATCACTCTGCACGTCGGACTCGGCACCTTCCGCCCGGTGGATGTGGAGGACCTGACCAAGCACAAGACGGATTCGGAGAATTACATCATCACGGACCCTTCGGCCAAACTCGTCAACGACGCGCTGGACAACGGCCGACGGGTCTGCGCCGTAGGCACAACGTCCCTGAAAGCGGTGGAGTCTTCGGTTTCGGCCAACAGCCGCCTGAAAGGGGTGGAGGGCTGGACGGACAAGTTCATCTTCCCGCCTTACGAATTTAAAATTGCCAACTCGCTGCTGACCAACTTCCACCTTCCGGAGTCTATTCTCATCATGATGACCTGCGCCTTTGGCGGATACGATCTGGTGATGAAAGCCTACGAGGAAGCCATCCGGGAGAAATACCGCTTCTTCAGCTACGGAGACGCGATGTTGATTCTTTAG
- a CDS encoding gluconolaconase — protein sequence MKRTWYSTALLVTAISGLTACEDHPASPNAGFPERIEFVAPRQYPEGIAYSAQLNRFVITSLTQGKLGTVDVNGKYEDLIAPPELISGVGVKVADGRILVCNSDNGVSTKSSPQTATKTAELLVINIGSRQLERRVDLDNLLPNVNHFANDLAIAPDGTVYVTDSFAPVVYRVTRDGQASILVNDSRFASTSFGLNGIVYHPNGYLIVVKTSEGKLFKIDLQNNNAISEVSGVTLQGGDGMTLVGNDLYIVTGSGSQVSQVRSTNNWQSASLVKNDTQGYFQATTNTPVNGRIYTLNARIGEIQQAMGNPALLQSNNYSIQAFK from the coding sequence ATGAAAAGAACCTGGTACTCCACGGCCTTACTCGTCACGGCAATCTCCGGCCTTACCGCCTGCGAAGACCATCCGGCCAGCCCCAACGCCGGTTTTCCGGAGCGAATCGAATTTGTGGCACCGCGCCAGTACCCCGAAGGCATTGCCTATTCGGCCCAGCTGAACCGGTTTGTCATTACGTCGCTGACGCAGGGAAAGCTGGGCACCGTGGATGTCAACGGCAAGTATGAAGACCTGATTGCCCCGCCCGAACTCATCAGCGGGGTGGGCGTTAAAGTTGCCGACGGGCGGATTCTGGTCTGCAACAGCGACAACGGCGTTTCGACCAAAAGTTCGCCACAAACGGCCACCAAAACGGCCGAACTGCTGGTGATCAACATCGGCTCCCGCCAGTTGGAACGCCGGGTTGACCTCGACAACCTGCTGCCGAACGTCAACCACTTCGCCAACGACCTCGCCATCGCTCCTGATGGCACCGTTTACGTCACCGATTCCTTCGCGCCGGTGGTCTACCGCGTTACCCGCGACGGGCAGGCGAGCATTCTGGTCAACGATTCCCGGTTTGCCAGCACCAGTTTTGGTCTGAACGGCATCGTGTACCACCCGAACGGCTATCTGATCGTGGTGAAAACGAGCGAAGGCAAGCTCTTCAAAATTGACCTTCAGAACAACAACGCCATCTCGGAAGTGAGCGGCGTTACTCTTCAGGGCGGCGACGGCATGACGCTGGTCGGCAATGACCTGTACATCGTCACCGGCAGCGGCAGCCAGGTTTCGCAGGTCCGCAGCACCAACAACTGGCAGTCGGCCTCGCTCGTGAAAAACGACACCCAGGGCTATTTCCAGGCGACCACCAACACGCCCGTGAACGGTCGCATCTACACGCTCAACGCCCGCATCGGCGAAATCCAGCAGGCAATGGGTAACCCCGCGCTGCTGCAATCGAATAACTACAGCATTCAGGCGTTTAAGTGA
- a CDS encoding 3-keto-disaccharide hydrolase gives MKRLFTFLMATALLAGCAGSKNTNSSATKDGWVRIFDGKTFTGWKAAENPSTFTIQDGALVVYGERAHLFYEGPIGNHDFKNFEWKATIKTAPGANSGMFIHTAYQEKGWPNVGHEIQVNQTHEDWRKTGSVYAFQDVRDVFVKDNEWYTQHIIVKDNKVTIKVNDKVINEYTEATNPDRKGGSVRKVLNHGTIAIQGHDPASKVLYKDIMVKVL, from the coding sequence ATGAAACGCCTGTTTACCTTCCTGATGGCAACCGCCCTGCTGGCCGGTTGCGCCGGTTCCAAAAACACAAACTCGTCGGCTACCAAAGACGGCTGGGTTCGCATATTTGACGGCAAGACCTTTACCGGCTGGAAAGCCGCCGAAAATCCGTCCACCTTCACCATTCAGGACGGCGCGCTGGTCGTTTACGGCGAACGGGCCCACCTGTTCTACGAAGGCCCTATCGGTAACCACGATTTCAAGAATTTTGAGTGGAAAGCGACCATCAAAACGGCACCCGGGGCCAACTCCGGCATGTTCATTCACACGGCTTACCAGGAAAAAGGCTGGCCGAACGTCGGGCACGAAATTCAGGTGAACCAGACCCACGAAGACTGGCGGAAAACGGGCAGCGTTTACGCTTTTCAGGACGTGCGGGACGTGTTTGTAAAAGACAACGAGTGGTACACCCAGCACATCATCGTGAAAGACAACAAGGTGACGATCAAGGTCAACGACAAAGTCATTAACGAATACACCGAAGCCACCAACCCCGACCGCAAAGGAGGCAGCGTCCGGAAAGTGCTGAACCACGGCACCATCGCCATCCAGGGCCACGACCCGGCCAGCAAGGTGCTTTATAAGGATATTATGGTGAAGGTTTTGTAA
- a CDS encoding acetyl-CoA carboxylase biotin carboxylase subunit: protein MTKIRKLLVANRGEIALRVMRTAREMGIRTVAIYSEADRLSPHVRYADEAVCVGPAPSAESYLKADVIIDVCRKLNVDAIHPGYGFLSENAAFARLVREAGLIFVGPSPEAIEIMGSKLGAKAAVAAYNIPMVPGTPDAIMDRGEAKRTAAQIGYPILIKASAGGGGKGMRIVEREEEFDEGMDRAVSEAISAFGDGSVFIEKYVTSPRHVEIQVLGDQHGNIIHLFERECSVQRRHQKVVEEAPSAILTPQIRAEMGRCAVDVARACGYYGAGTVEFIVDDQLNFYFLEMNTRLQVEHPVTEQITGIDLVKQMIYIAEGKPLEIRQEALEIKGHAVEVRVYAEDPANNFLPDVGTLHTYVRPQGNGVRLDDGFEEGMTIPIFYDPMIAKLITYGATREEAIEKMIRAIDEYQISGVQTTLPFCRFVMEHEAFRSGQFDTHFVQRYFTPEMLQQTGDATETRLAAALAAYLLETGKPKGKAAAGEVVTQKSKWRERRLG, encoded by the coding sequence ATGACCAAAATCAGGAAACTTCTCGTCGCCAACCGGGGCGAAATTGCGCTGCGCGTGATGCGTACGGCCCGCGAAATGGGCATCCGGACCGTTGCCATTTACAGCGAAGCCGACCGGCTGTCGCCCCACGTCCGGTACGCCGACGAAGCGGTGTGTGTCGGTCCGGCACCTTCCGCAGAGTCGTATCTGAAAGCCGACGTCATCATCGACGTGTGCCGCAAACTCAACGTCGACGCGATTCATCCCGGGTACGGCTTTTTGTCCGAAAATGCGGCTTTTGCCCGGCTGGTCCGCGAGGCGGGACTGATCTTTGTCGGCCCGTCGCCCGAAGCCATCGAAATCATGGGCAGCAAGCTCGGCGCCAAGGCGGCCGTGGCGGCGTACAACATTCCGATGGTGCCCGGCACGCCGGATGCCATCATGGACCGCGGGGAGGCCAAACGGACGGCGGCCCAGATCGGTTACCCGATTCTGATCAAGGCCAGCGCGGGCGGCGGCGGCAAAGGCATGCGGATCGTCGAGCGGGAAGAAGAGTTCGACGAAGGCATGGACCGGGCCGTCAGCGAAGCCATTTCCGCTTTCGGCGACGGGTCGGTGTTTATCGAAAAGTACGTTACCTCGCCCCGGCACGTGGAGATTCAGGTGCTTGGCGACCAGCACGGCAACATCATTCACCTCTTCGAGCGGGAATGTTCGGTGCAGCGGCGGCACCAGAAAGTGGTCGAAGAAGCCCCCTCGGCCATCCTGACGCCCCAGATCCGGGCCGAAATGGGCCGCTGCGCGGTGGACGTGGCCCGTGCCTGTGGTTACTACGGGGCCGGGACCGTCGAATTTATCGTGGACGACCAACTGAATTTTTATTTCCTGGAAATGAACACCCGCCTCCAGGTCGAGCACCCTGTCACCGAGCAGATTACGGGCATTGACCTGGTGAAGCAGATGATTTACATTGCCGAAGGCAAGCCACTGGAAATCAGACAGGAGGCGCTGGAAATCAAAGGCCATGCCGTGGAGGTCCGCGTCTACGCCGAAGACCCGGCCAACAACTTCCTGCCCGACGTCGGGACGCTGCACACGTATGTCCGGCCGCAGGGCAACGGCGTTCGTCTGGACGACGGCTTTGAGGAAGGCATGACCATCCCGATCTTCTACGACCCGATGATCGCCAAACTCATCACCTACGGAGCCACCCGCGAGGAAGCCATCGAAAAAATGATCCGGGCGATCGACGAATACCAGATTTCCGGGGTGCAGACGACCCTGCCGTTCTGCCGCTTTGTGATGGAGCACGAAGCCTTCCGCAGCGGCCAGTTCGACACGCATTTTGTGCAGCGGTATTTCACGCCCGAAATGCTGCAGCAAACGGGGGATGCTACCGAAACCCGACTGGCGGCGGCTCTGGCGGCCTACCTGCTCGAAACCGGCAAGCCGAAAGGAAAAGCCGCGGCGGGGGAAGTGGTGACGCAAAAGAGCAAATGGCGCGAGCGGCGGCTCGGTTAA